From a region of the Alnus glutinosa chromosome 1, dhAlnGlut1.1, whole genome shotgun sequence genome:
- the LOC133861495 gene encoding uncharacterized protein LOC133861495, translating to MPRKRLPILQKLSNLLKVSIFVAKMRKPIIPKLIFLKKARRLKKFKLLKRYPYGFLEEYQFSASSTPLIHHHRNHFKSRRLRDIYSMFFLCSCLGSLRAEKGVADYRLESLPAIEDAIAGQFLEPFDSGDEEDSVDQRAERFIRRFYEEMRMERQESL from the coding sequence ATGCCCAGAAAAAGATTACCCATTCTCCAAAAGCTCTCAAATCTTCTCAAAGTTTCAATCTTCGTTGCCAAAATGAGAAAACCCATCATTCCAAAGCTCATTTTTCTTAAGAAAGCAAGGAGGCTCAAGAAGTTCAAGCTTCTCAAGCGTTACCCCTATGGTTTTCTTGAAGAGTACCAGTTCTCTGCCTCGAGCACTCCCCTCATTCACCACCACAGAAATCATTTCAAGAGCCGAAGGCTTCGAGATATCTATTCGATGTTCTTTCTTTGTAGTTGTTTGGGTAGCTTGAGAGCTGAAAAAGGAGTTGCAGATTATAGATTAGAATCTCTGCCTGCCATAGAAGATGCCATTGCAGGGCAATTTTTGGAGCCGTTTGATTCGGGTGATGAAGAAGATTCAGTTGATCAGAGGGCTGAGAGGTTTATTCGGAGATTCTACGAAGAGATGAGAATGGAGAGGCAAGAATCACTTTAG